In Aerosakkonema funiforme FACHB-1375, one genomic interval encodes:
- the iscB gene encoding RNA-guided endonuclease IscB: MSNFVLVIDTNRKPLNPCTPGVARSLLKSGKAKVFRRFPFTIVLNKAVDDKPIPMQLKLDPGSKVTGIALLQGEKVVFGAEIIHRGQQIKDALESRRALRRGRRNRKTRYRQPRFLNRNRPDGWLAPSLQHRVETILTWVNRLRRYTPIEGISQELVRFDLQHIENPEISGIEYQQGTLFGYEVREYLLAKWSRKCAYCGKENVLLQIEHIHPKAKGGTNRISNLCLACEPCNIKKGTQDIEAFLKKKPDVLKRVLAQAKRPLKDAAAVNSTRWALFNRLKQTGLPVKVASGGKTKFNRCRLELPKTHWLDAACVGNVEQLDVKTIQPLLIKAMGHGTRQMCGTDKYGFPIRHRSRTQIHQGFQTGDIVKAVVTSGKKIGTYIGRVLCRASGSFDIATKDGRVQGISHKYCQAIHRKDGYAYSW; the protein is encoded by the coding sequence ATGTCTAACTTTGTTCTAGTTATAGATACCAACCGTAAACCACTCAACCCCTGTACCCCTGGAGTGGCTAGAAGTTTACTCAAATCAGGAAAAGCAAAAGTATTTCGACGGTTTCCCTTTACAATAGTTTTGAATAAAGCTGTTGATGATAAACCGATACCAATGCAACTGAAACTAGATCCAGGGTCAAAAGTAACTGGAATTGCCTTACTCCAAGGAGAAAAAGTGGTTTTTGGTGCAGAAATTATCCATCGCGGACAGCAAATTAAGGATGCTCTTGAGTCACGTAGAGCATTAAGAAGAGGGCGTCGTAACCGTAAAACCAGATACCGCCAGCCTCGTTTTCTTAACCGTAATCGTCCTGATGGATGGCTAGCCCCCAGTCTTCAGCATCGAGTTGAAACAATCCTGACTTGGGTAAATCGATTGCGTCGATATACCCCCATAGAAGGGATTTCCCAAGAACTTGTGCGATTTGACTTACAGCATATCGAAAACCCAGAAATATCAGGTATTGAGTACCAGCAAGGAACGTTATTTGGTTACGAAGTTCGGGAATATTTATTAGCTAAGTGGTCGCGAAAATGCGCTTACTGTGGTAAGGAAAATGTACTTTTACAAATTGAACACATTCACCCCAAAGCTAAAGGAGGTACAAACCGAATTTCTAATCTATGCCTAGCTTGTGAACCTTGCAATATTAAGAAAGGAACTCAGGATATTGAGGCTTTCTTGAAAAAGAAGCCGGATGTCTTAAAAAGAGTGTTGGCTCAAGCTAAACGTCCGTTAAAAGATGCCGCAGCAGTCAATTCAACCCGATGGGCTTTGTTTAATAGACTCAAACAAACTGGCTTACCTGTTAAGGTAGCCAGCGGAGGTAAAACCAAGTTTAACCGATGTCGGTTAGAGCTACCTAAAACGCACTGGCTGGATGCAGCTTGTGTGGGTAATGTCGAACAATTAGATGTTAAAACGATACAACCGCTATTAATCAAAGCTATGGGGCATGGAACTCGTCAGATGTGCGGCACGGATAAATACGGTTTCCCAATTCGTCATCGGTCTAGAACTCAAATTCATCAGGGGTTTCAAACAGGCGATATTGTCAAAGCCGTTGTTACAAGTGGCAAGAAAATTGGCACTTATATTGGGCGCGTTCTTTGTCGAGCATCTGGTAGTTTTGATATTGCTACTAAAGATGGTCGAGTACAAGGAATTAGCCATAAATACTGTCAAGCAATTCACCGAAAGGATGGATATGCTTATTCTTGGTGA
- a CDS encoding RpnC/YadD family protein — protein sequence MTNPQTEFDSPWKDILQRYFEEFILFFFPQAHEQIDWTSTPEFLDKELQQVVRDAELGRRLADKLVKIYLKSGSLAWVLIHIEVQSQEESDFAERMFSYHYRIYDRYKRSVASLAVLGDERKNWRPNQFGYELFGCSIGFRFPVVKLLDYRQQWSALEESRNPFATVVMAHLKAIETRENRNQRKEWKLSLTRRLYELRFEQEDVINLFQFIDWVMSLPQELEQLFWQEVIQLEEERRMPYITSVERIGIQKGIQQGIEQSQQLLRQILLESIELGLELKFGSEGLNLLPEISLLIDIEQLRAVQAGLRTVSSVEELRQIYQPATESAPPAEARGLHASDSDS from the coding sequence ATGACCAATCCCCAGACTGAATTCGATTCCCCTTGGAAAGATATCCTACAACGATATTTTGAGGAATTTATATTATTCTTTTTCCCACAAGCTCACGAACAAATTGATTGGACTAGCACCCCGGAGTTTCTGGACAAGGAACTGCAACAGGTGGTGCGGGATGCGGAACTGGGACGGCGACTGGCCGATAAACTGGTAAAGATTTATCTTAAAAGTGGTTCTCTAGCTTGGGTTTTAATTCATATAGAAGTCCAAAGCCAGGAAGAATCCGACTTTGCCGAAAGGATGTTCAGTTATCATTATCGCATCTACGATCGCTACAAGAGATCGGTAGCTTCTCTAGCCGTGCTGGGTGACGAGCGAAAAAACTGGCGACCCAATCAATTTGGCTATGAATTATTTGGATGTTCAATCGGATTCAGGTTTCCGGTAGTGAAGTTGCTAGACTACCGACAACAGTGGTCGGCGTTAGAAGAAAGCCGCAACCCCTTTGCTACCGTAGTAATGGCCCACTTGAAAGCGATTGAAACCCGCGAAAATAGAAATCAGCGTAAAGAATGGAAACTGTCTCTAACCAGACGGTTGTACGAACTCCGGTTTGAACAGGAAGATGTCATTAATTTATTCCAGTTTATAGACTGGGTAATGAGCCTCCCACAAGAATTAGAGCAACTGTTTTGGCAGGAAGTGATTCAATTAGAAGAGGAAAGGCGTATGCCATACATCACGAGCGTTGAGCGAATCGGAATTCAAAAGGGTATTCAGCAGGGGATTGAGCAAAGCCAGCAGCTTCTGAGACAGATACTCCTAGAAAGCATTGAACTGGGGTTAGAGTTGAAATTTGGCAGCGAGGGATTAAACTTGTTGCCAGAAATTTCCCTTCTAATAGATATAGAGCAGTTGAGAGCAGTTCAAGCGGGACTGAGAACGGTGAGTTCCGTGGAAGAGTTGCGTCAGATTTATCAACCCGCAACCGAGTCAGCACCCCCGGCTGAAGCACGGGGGCTTCATGCCTCCGATTCAGATAGCTGA
- a CDS encoding relaxase/mobilization nuclease domain-containing protein has translation MIGKQVKGRGFRGVLNYLFDKEGAELIDGNMVGENPRELAAEFRFSRALNPRVERVVYHASLSVPAREKLDNDKWREIALDYLNGMGFDDNQYIVVRHADRTHDHIHIVASRIKLTGECVHDGWDYRRSEQLIRQLERDYQLEAVQPSWEKGRRSPTTGEWRRLQRTGEESVREKLQDYIDEAATNCPAMPQLINRLKDEGIDVRVGYTRTGKNKGISYQLDGIAISGTHLGREYTFPGLQKYKGISYSREQDRAIQRASNRQPADVEEVQRQRTRIVARIVNNYLHHIGENGYQGKQYTAGWDEDELVLVRNSDNQQLMRAMCKDDGWSAVERNRLTVQDVQFFQRWQQLLIETREREQLELERKQSQRGFELSL, from the coding sequence ATGATTGGGAAGCAAGTTAAGGGCAGGGGTTTTCGGGGAGTATTGAACTACCTGTTCGATAAAGAAGGGGCAGAACTGATTGACGGTAACATGGTTGGTGAAAACCCCCGCGAATTAGCTGCCGAATTTCGCTTTTCCAGGGCATTAAATCCCAGAGTGGAACGGGTGGTTTACCATGCTTCTTTGTCAGTGCCAGCCCGCGAAAAGTTGGATAATGACAAGTGGAGAGAGATAGCCCTTGACTATCTCAACGGTATGGGCTTCGATGATAATCAGTATATTGTCGTTCGTCATGCCGATCGCACTCACGACCACATCCATATTGTTGCCAGTAGAATCAAGTTAACTGGGGAATGCGTGCATGACGGTTGGGACTACAGGCGTTCGGAACAACTGATTCGTCAGCTAGAACGAGATTATCAGTTAGAAGCAGTGCAGCCCAGTTGGGAGAAAGGGCGTAGGAGTCCCACTACTGGAGAATGGCGACGACTACAGCGCACTGGGGAAGAAAGCGTGCGGGAGAAGTTGCAAGATTATATCGATGAAGCGGCTACAAATTGTCCTGCGATGCCGCAATTGATTAACCGACTAAAAGATGAAGGAATTGATGTTAGGGTTGGTTACACGCGCACTGGAAAAAATAAAGGGATTTCCTATCAGTTAGATGGCATTGCAATTAGCGGTACTCATTTGGGTAGGGAGTATACTTTTCCAGGGCTTCAGAAATATAAAGGTATCAGTTATAGTAGAGAACAAGATAGGGCTATTCAAAGAGCTAGCAATCGTCAACCAGCAGATGTCGAAGAGGTACAGCGGCAACGTACTAGAATTGTGGCGCGAATTGTTAATAATTACCTGCATCATATTGGTGAAAACGGATATCAAGGTAAGCAGTATACGGCTGGTTGGGATGAGGATGAATTGGTGCTGGTGAGGAATAGCGACAATCAGCAATTAATGAGAGCGATGTGTAAGGATGATGGCTGGTCAGCGGTTGAGCGCAATAGGCTTACCGTTCAAGACGTGCAGTTCTTTCAACGATGGCAGCAGTTGCTAATTGAAACACGAGAAAGAGAGCAATTGGAACTGGAACGAAAGCAGTCACAACGTGGGTTTGAGTTGTCACTTTGA
- a CDS encoding plasmid mobilization protein, giving the protein MQRSKTVIIRLTQKERELAEVKAVSAGLSLSELFRASTLKRRLPRKVTHIAADTYRELAKIGVNLNQLTKAANAAIKLGQTPPANPELLENLETLLKKVRRELVEIDVVADLEDADDWEAS; this is encoded by the coding sequence ATGCAACGTTCTAAGACAGTTATCATTCGGCTGACACAGAAAGAGCGAGAATTAGCCGAAGTAAAAGCAGTCTCAGCAGGACTTTCTTTAAGCGAATTGTTTCGGGCTAGCACCCTCAAGCGACGACTACCTCGCAAAGTAACGCACATCGCTGCCGACACTTACCGGGAATTAGCCAAAATCGGCGTAAACTTAAACCAACTAACCAAAGCCGCTAACGCGGCAATAAAGCTGGGCCAAACCCCACCTGCCAATCCCGAACTGCTGGAGAACTTAGAAACTCTACTCAAAAAAGTCAGACGCGAACTGGTCGAAATTGATGTAGTGGCAGACTTGGAGGATGCGGATGATTGGGAAGCAAGTTAA
- a CDS encoding GIY-YIG nuclease family protein, producing MPKMWLRYGVSPDKTLVSIEDVPSGKTQLRCPYCDGELTAKKGRRKEHHFAHTNETCREVDRDSRSVPYLPLYDNFNIWLTGKELQQLKDLWNRYRIKDKGIHESLVPKILIKEKLLERNTYRYGGEYQFTKLGKIPVGALSLLLFNQVQEPMLLEKLQQLENLAQTAYLENSPLFNQQLRDLQIYRAEFRKILANTLYYLQVDTGETTIYKIGVTQRNLSERLVEIERDLRSHFQSFSVKVLGEWPHRGNVEKYFKHRYSFFQTKIGDLTEYFAFPDKEAKTVLRDLRRMEPKSLSKIEVGILAGEPSQTENLIAERELANRRSQAIKTGMERAKNWGQHVGRPPVGESALEFLAKPSSQKVIQALSQGLSLRSSAEQAGVAVNTVRKVQKCIKTENPQNSRLINTEFIT from the coding sequence ATGCCAAAAATGTGGCTCAGGTACGGCGTTTCTCCGGATAAAACATTGGTGTCGATCGAAGACGTTCCAAGCGGTAAGACTCAGCTAAGGTGTCCCTACTGTGATGGCGAACTGACCGCGAAGAAGGGACGCCGGAAAGAACATCACTTCGCGCATACCAACGAAACTTGCCGGGAAGTAGATCGCGATAGTCGCTCTGTTCCTTACTTACCCCTGTACGACAACTTCAATATCTGGCTGACGGGCAAGGAACTCCAGCAACTTAAAGACCTCTGGAACCGCTACAGAATCAAGGATAAAGGTATTCACGAAAGCCTTGTTCCAAAAATCTTAATTAAAGAAAAACTACTAGAGCGCAATACATATCGATACGGTGGCGAATATCAGTTTACAAAGCTGGGCAAGATACCAGTTGGCGCATTATCTTTGCTGCTGTTCAACCAAGTTCAAGAGCCAATGCTGCTGGAGAAGTTACAGCAGTTGGAGAATCTCGCGCAAACTGCTTATTTGGAAAACTCTCCATTATTCAATCAGCAGTTGCGAGACTTGCAAATTTATCGGGCTGAATTTCGCAAAATACTAGCTAATACTCTTTACTACCTGCAAGTCGATACTGGCGAAACAACCATTTACAAAATCGGCGTTACGCAGCGCAATCTCTCTGAAAGATTAGTTGAGATTGAACGAGATTTACGCTCGCATTTTCAATCTTTTTCAGTCAAAGTCTTGGGCGAATGGCCGCATCGTGGGAACGTCGAAAAATATTTCAAACATCGCTATTCGTTCTTTCAAACAAAAATCGGGGATTTAACTGAATATTTTGCCTTTCCCGACAAGGAAGCCAAGACCGTACTGCGCGATTTACGGCGGATGGAGCCAAAAAGTTTATCAAAAATTGAGGTAGGCATCCTGGCTGGTGAACCCAGTCAAACCGAAAATTTGATTGCAGAACGAGAGCTTGCTAATAGACGCTCGCAAGCAATAAAAACGGGTATGGAGCGTGCTAAAAACTGGGGGCAGCACGTTGGGCGACCTCCCGTTGGCGAATCGGCTCTTGAGTTTTTAGCAAAGCCTTCATCCCAAAAAGTCATTCAAGCTTTGTCGCAAGGATTGTCATTGCGATCTTCGGCGGAACAGGCAGGGGTTGCAGTCAATACAGTACGCAAGGTTCAAAAGTGCATCAAAACCGAAAATCCCCAAAACAGTAGGCTTATAAATACCGAATTTATCACATAA
- a CDS encoding M23 family metallopeptidase — protein sequence MTHKTVVVEGRTDPPQVGTPEFKEYVDRYGDPSLDDYEQAERIKQTLIWLNSNPADRAARELEEKLTAPIRELQTRLESFEQAWLSVEWSKVQQRTNLTLLWLIFACLVYINVIHPSLKIASAPTNFIRGAVGGVLSKIPVVGNALHSNKNGDSLKLSGHWGEKAGRGDKFAGGRRIAGSPWGLREKPCPTCSKFHRGQDVPMPIGTPLYAVGKRGEKVTVKCSATNSSGGLVGYNTAPSLGNVTLSVAHLSRSKQGTYTAGEVWGASGNSGASTGPHGHFAEKVDGVLVPPRRFGIEAFLTGKTLEGLK from the coding sequence ATGACTCACAAAACAGTTGTAGTGGAGGGCAGAACAGACCCCCCTCAAGTTGGCACGCCTGAATTTAAGGAATATGTCGATCGCTACGGTGACCCCTCACTCGACGATTACGAACAAGCAGAACGGATTAAGCAGACTCTAATCTGGCTCAACTCCAATCCAGCAGACCGGGCAGCAAGGGAACTTGAGGAGAAGTTAACCGCACCAATTCGCGAACTCCAAACCAGACTCGAAAGCTTTGAACAAGCGTGGCTTTCTGTGGAGTGGAGCAAGGTTCAGCAGCGCACAAATTTAACCCTGCTTTGGCTAATTTTCGCTTGTCTGGTTTACATCAACGTCATCCACCCAAGCTTAAAAATCGCCAGCGCCCCAACCAACTTTATTCGCGGCGCAGTCGGTGGGGTATTATCCAAAATCCCCGTAGTCGGCAACGCACTTCACTCGAATAAGAACGGCGATTCTCTCAAGCTCTCTGGCCACTGGGGCGAAAAAGCAGGAAGAGGAGACAAATTCGCTGGTGGGAGAAGAATTGCCGGCTCTCCTTGGGGACTAAGAGAAAAACCATGTCCCACTTGCAGCAAGTTCCACCGGGGTCAAGATGTCCCTATGCCCATCGGTACGCCTTTGTACGCAGTGGGGAAAAGGGGCGAAAAGGTGACTGTAAAATGCTCTGCAACCAACTCTTCGGGCGGGCTGGTCGGGTACAATACCGCGCCCAGTCTTGGTAATGTCACTCTCTCCGTAGCACACCTAAGTCGCAGCAAACAAGGTACTTACACAGCCGGAGAAGTTTGGGGAGCTAGTGGCAATTCGGGCGCATCGACTGGGCCACACGGTCACTTTGCAGAGAAGGTCGATGGCGTTTTAGTTCCGCCGCGTCGGTTTGGCATTGAAGCATTCCTGACTGGAAAGACGTTGGAGGGGCTAAAATGA
- a CDS encoding ATP-binding protein has product MLNIKLPSPLAKGLAIATLGIGCPLMLYASTFPTRAWCDVQQNGTSVTATPIGQKSDFYWFLVGLGVAQGFAAWQLYRAVFEAKSTTETAGSLPASTLQEVGAMPAWTAPTPVREEIAYTVPISSTIPVQVTPEAWGGSGERDYSAPTPGEKQVDTAWFTRARGYKLVQIFGGQGSGKSTLAKALVRERVAKGHYVEVWDVHRDAMNWIGLPVYGGGMNYKAVDERMKWAHKLIESRYQEIDQKGEDNCNFQPVTIVVEELTNMAKRCEASDDFYEAALSDIRKVSVFVLFISHDRTLAASGGSKGLARARDASMLEIELFASSDPTTGEERPTGKGRMKLPGEAQEKIDIEIAPWMMVPKGFDYRSVMPQQRSESVQSDPEQTESRTPEPTLNESRTLSPDKDYSDSEPAENQVELEEGDANFIAELGLETDEAKLNRINQLKAAGLNQEQIILAIWGAKKGGSKAYRTALDEYKRLTHEG; this is encoded by the coding sequence ATGCTCAACATTAAACTACCCTCACCACTAGCGAAGGGACTGGCGATCGCAACTTTAGGTATCGGTTGCCCTCTGATGCTCTACGCTTCCACTTTCCCCACTCGCGCCTGGTGTGACGTGCAGCAGAACGGTACTTCCGTTACGGCCACCCCAATAGGTCAAAAGTCCGATTTCTATTGGTTTCTGGTTGGGTTGGGCGTCGCCCAAGGTTTCGCGGCTTGGCAGCTTTATCGAGCAGTTTTTGAAGCCAAATCCACCACCGAAACTGCTGGCTCTCTGCCTGCCAGCACTCTACAAGAAGTTGGTGCGATGCCAGCTTGGACTGCGCCGACGCCTGTGCGAGAGGAGATCGCCTATACCGTCCCAATTAGCTCTACCATTCCGGTTCAGGTTACCCCCGAAGCCTGGGGAGGCTCCGGAGAGCGCGATTACTCTGCCCCCACCCCAGGCGAAAAACAGGTTGATACTGCCTGGTTCACTCGCGCCAGAGGCTACAAGTTAGTCCAAATTTTCGGCGGTCAGGGTAGCGGCAAGTCAACGCTTGCCAAGGCTCTAGTTCGCGAACGAGTAGCGAAAGGTCACTACGTCGAGGTCTGGGACGTTCACCGGGACGCTATGAACTGGATTGGCCTGCCTGTCTATGGCGGGGGCATGAACTACAAAGCCGTGGATGAGCGCATGAAGTGGGCGCACAAACTGATCGAAAGCCGATATCAGGAAATCGACCAGAAGGGCGAGGATAACTGCAACTTCCAGCCCGTGACGATCGTGGTAGAAGAACTTACCAACATGGCCAAACGCTGCGAAGCTTCCGACGACTTTTACGAAGCCGCGCTGTCAGACATTCGCAAAGTGAGTGTATTCGTACTCTTCATAAGCCACGATCGAACTCTCGCAGCATCCGGCGGAAGTAAGGGCTTAGCCCGTGCCAGAGATGCTTCCATGCTGGAAATCGAACTGTTCGCCTCTTCAGATCCGACCACTGGCGAAGAACGGCCAACCGGGAAGGGCAGGATGAAGCTGCCGGGTGAAGCGCAGGAAAAAATCGATATCGAGATTGCGCCCTGGATGATGGTTCCCAAAGGCTTCGATTATCGTTCGGTGATGCCGCAACAGCGTTCAGAAAGCGTTCAATCCGACCCCGAACAAACGGAATCCCGAACCCCTGAACCCACTCTGAACGAAAGCCGAACCCTCTCACCAGATAAGGATTACAGCGATTCTGAACCTGCCGAAAATCAAGTTGAACTTGAGGAGGGGGACGCAAATTTTATAGCGGAACTGGGCTTAGAAACAGACGAAGCCAAGTTGAACCGCATTAACCAACTGAAAGCAGCGGGACTGAATCAAGAGCAAATTATCTTGGCCATCTGGGGAGCTAAAAAGGGTGGCAGCAAAGCTTACCGAACAGCGCTAGACGAGTACAAACGATTGACGCACGAAGGATAG